The Amycolatopsis tolypomycina region GGGACCGGGCCGCGGGTCCGCGACCTCCGCCCACTCGAGAACGTCCGGGTCACCTGGTTCACGGATGGTGATCGCGTACATGTGTCGACTGTATACCGCGGCGAAAGGACCCGCCGAAAGGCGCATTGACGGACTTCGCAAATCGAACAAAGGTGAGCAACCATGTCACTCTTTCGAAGTAGATTTCTCCCGCCGGTGGCCATCGCCGCCGGCGCGACCCTGGTGCTCGGCCTGACCCCGGCCGCCGCCGCGAACACCCTCCCCGACGGTCCCGCCCTGGCGAAGCAGCTCGTCAACAAGGTCGGCGTGAACGGTGTCAACCGGCACCTGATCGCGCTCCAGCGGATCGCCGACAGCAACGGCGGCAACCGGGCGGCGAGCTCCGCGGGCCACGCGAAGTCCGCCGAGTACATCGCGACCAAGCTCGAGGCGGCCGGCTTCCAGGTCACCCGCCAGGAGTTCCCCTTCACCTTCTCCGAGACGCTCGCCGAGCGGCTGACCGCGGGCGGCGCGGACGTCCCGATCATCGCCATGTCGTACACGACGTCGACGCCGGTCGGCAGCATCACCGCGCCGCTCGCCGTGATCGCCGTGGACGACACCAGCGGCTGCGAGGCCACCGACTACACCGCGGACGTCGCGGGCAAGATCGCGCTGATCAAGCGCGGCGGCTGCTCGTTCGCGCAGAAGCAGCAGACCGCCGCGGCGGCGGGCGCGGTCGGTGCGGTCATCTACAACAACACCGACGGGCCGGTGAACGGGACGCTGGGCGGCCCGGAGAACGCGCGGATCCCGACCGGGGGCGTGACGGCGGCCGCGGGGGCGCAGCTGGCCGCGCTCGGCGGGCAGAACGTGACGCTGGAGCTGCGCACCATCCAGGAAGCGCGGACCAGCTACAACGTCATCGCCGAGACCAAGACCGGCCGCAAGGACAACGTCGTGATGCTGGGGTCGCACCTCGACAGCGTCACGGACGGCCCGGGCATCAACGACAACGGCACCGGCTCGGCCGCCCTGCTCGAGACGGCGCTGCAGCTGGGGAGCACCCCGAAGGCCAACAACGCCGTCCGCTTCGGCTTCTGGAGTGCGGAGGAGTTCGGCCTGGTCGGCTCGACCTACTACGTCGACCAGCTGAGCTTCGAGCAGCAGCTCGACATCGCGCTGTACCTGAACTTCGACATGATCGGCTCGCCGAACGCCGGCTACTTCGCCTATGACGGCGACAACTCCGACGGCGTCGGCGCGGGTGCCGGCCCGTACGGCTCGGCGCAGATCGAGAAGACCTTCGTCGACTTCATGCAGGCCGCGAAGGGTGTTGCGCTCGAGGGTTCCGACTTCACCGGCCGTTCCGACTACGGCGAGTTCATCGCCGTCGGCATCCCGGCGGGTGGCCTGTTCACCGGGGCCGAGGTCCTGAAGACCCCGGCGCAGGCGGCGAAGTGGGGCGGCACGGCAGGCGTCGCGTACGACCCCTGCTACCACCAGCCCTGCGACAACCTCGGCAACGTCGACCGGGTCGCGCTGGAGCGCAACTCCGACGGCGTCGCCTGGGCCCTCGGCGTCTACGCGACGAGCACCGAGAGCATCAACGGCGTGAAGCCCGGCCAGGCCGCGGCGAAGTCGCTGACGGCGAAGAAGCGCTCCGCGCAGCGCTCGTTCACGGCGCACGCCGTGGCGGGTGACCCGCACGCGCTGGCTTCCTGACCCAAGCGCCCCAATGTGGCGTTCGGTGCGTCAGACGCACCGAACGCCACATTGGGTGCGCTGGACGCAACCAACGCCACATTGGGGCGCTTGCTAGCCGAGGTTGTTCGTCCCGAACGTGTCGCAGCGGGCGGGCTCGCCGGTCTGGAAGCCGGTGGTGAACCACTTCTTGCGTTGCGCGGACGTGCCGTGGGTGAACTTCGAGCGGTCGACCTGGCCGCCCCCGAGCTTCTCCTGGATGTAGTCGTCGCCGATGCGGGACGCGGTGTCCAGCGCGGAGTCGATGTCGTCCTGGGTGACGTCGGTGATCAGCGGTTTGCCGCTCTCGGTCGGCGTCGTCGAGGCGTGGTTGGCCCAGACGCCGGCGTAGCAGTCGGCCTGCAGCTCCAGGCGCACCGAGCCGGACGTCGGGCCGGTGCCGGTGCCCTTGCGGGACGTGCCGAGCAGGTTCTGCACGTGGTGCCCGTACTCGTGGGCGAGCACGTACGCCTCGGTGAAGAGACCGCCCTGCGCGCCGAAGCGGGTCTTCAGCTCGTCGAAGAAGGTCAGGTCGATGTAGACCTCGGAGTCGGCCGGGCAGTAGAACGGCCCGGTGTCGGAGGTCGCGCTGCCGCAGCCGGTGCGCACGCCGCCGTTGAAGAAGTTCGTCGGCGCCTTCCGGTAGGTCGAGCCGGAGCGCGCGAACTGCTGCGTCCAGTAGTCCTGGACGGAGTTGACGACCGCGACGATGGCGCAGTCGTGGTTCTTGTTGGCGTCCGCGCCGGTCTTGCACTCACTGGCCAGCTTCGAGTTGTCGACCGCCTGGCCAGACCCGACGCTGCCCAGCCCGCCGCCCAGGTCGCTGCCGCTCGGCACGCTGACCCCGCCCAGCTGGGACAGCACGAAGTAGATGATCACGCCGACGATCCCGAGCCCACCGCCGCCGAGCGCCACGCGGCCGCCGATCCCGCCGCCGCCTCCACCGCTTCCGCGCAGGTCCTGGACTTCGGAGGCGTCCAGGCCGGCGTCGTCGTCGAATCTCACCCGGAAAATACTAACGAGCCTGGGTGCGGCCGTCGCGCTGACGGGCGCACCCAGGCTTGTACCGAGGTATGTCATTGGTCGAGCGGTTGGCCGCTTCCGGGGCCGGCGTTCAGGCGCTGTCGTCACGGCTTCCGAGGCCGTGACCGGAGCCAGACCCGACCGACGCCGTATGCGTGATGCGCATGGAAGCCCGCTCTCGGCTGTTCACAATCGCGGCCGACCCGGTAGGTTTCCGTTCCGGTCGCGGGGACGCAGCTGGCGGTCAACCGCGAGAATCACCCGCCACACAACCACCTGACCTCTCCTGGCGGGGAGCCAAGCCGGCACGTCGCCGTCGCCGCGCCGCCTACCCTGGCCGACCATCCGCCACAAGCAGAATGCGCCTTTGCGGACCGAGTCTCAACCTTTTCGTAACCCCACCTTCGGGCGATGTTGCGCCGGGGTTTTCAACGGCCGACGGATCGGCGTCGAAGCGCGCGGTTCGT contains the following coding sequences:
- the ypfJ gene encoding KPN_02809 family neutral zinc metallopeptidase → MRFDDDAGLDASEVQDLRGSGGGGGGIGGRVALGGGGLGIVGVIIYFVLSQLGGVSVPSGSDLGGGLGSVGSGQAVDNSKLASECKTGADANKNHDCAIVAVVNSVQDYWTQQFARSGSTYRKAPTNFFNGGVRTGCGSATSDTGPFYCPADSEVYIDLTFFDELKTRFGAQGGLFTEAYVLAHEYGHHVQNLLGTSRKGTGTGPTSGSVRLELQADCYAGVWANHASTTPTESGKPLITDVTQDDIDSALDTASRIGDDYIQEKLGGGQVDRSKFTHGTSAQRKKWFTTGFQTGEPARCDTFGTNNLG
- a CDS encoding M28 family metallopeptidase, whose translation is MSLFRSRFLPPVAIAAGATLVLGLTPAAAANTLPDGPALAKQLVNKVGVNGVNRHLIALQRIADSNGGNRAASSAGHAKSAEYIATKLEAAGFQVTRQEFPFTFSETLAERLTAGGADVPIIAMSYTTSTPVGSITAPLAVIAVDDTSGCEATDYTADVAGKIALIKRGGCSFAQKQQTAAAAGAVGAVIYNNTDGPVNGTLGGPENARIPTGGVTAAAGAQLAALGGQNVTLELRTIQEARTSYNVIAETKTGRKDNVVMLGSHLDSVTDGPGINDNGTGSAALLETALQLGSTPKANNAVRFGFWSAEEFGLVGSTYYVDQLSFEQQLDIALYLNFDMIGSPNAGYFAYDGDNSDGVGAGAGPYGSAQIEKTFVDFMQAAKGVALEGSDFTGRSDYGEFIAVGIPAGGLFTGAEVLKTPAQAAKWGGTAGVAYDPCYHQPCDNLGNVDRVALERNSDGVAWALGVYATSTESINGVKPGQAAAKSLTAKKRSAQRSFTAHAVAGDPHALAS